A genomic region of Kribbella sp. NBC_00382 contains the following coding sequences:
- a CDS encoding EamA family transporter: protein MRTFRVPPTAMVLGGVVSVQFGGALAAKLIQQLGAAGTVSLRLALAVPILLLIARPSLRNRTKKDLLAVIAFGTVLGLMNLSFYLSLERLPLGVAVTIEFIGPLGLAAAMSRKRRDLFAVAGAALGVVLVNGHELGKVDCLGVGFAGLAGAFWAGYILLSAETGRRFAQLDGLALSMIVSTLITAPIGLITAGSELLHWHSLAIGLAIAILSSVLPYSLETLALRRMKPVVFGILMSIEPAVGATAGFLILSQRLAVIQLAGMACVVAASISITRTSRSEAPDI from the coding sequence GTGCGTACATTTCGGGTGCCGCCGACGGCGATGGTGCTGGGTGGCGTGGTGTCCGTGCAGTTCGGTGGCGCGCTGGCGGCCAAGCTGATCCAGCAACTCGGGGCCGCGGGCACCGTTTCACTCCGGCTCGCACTCGCAGTGCCGATCCTGCTACTGATCGCCCGACCGAGCCTGCGCAACCGCACCAAGAAAGACCTCCTCGCAGTTATTGCCTTCGGCACCGTCCTCGGACTGATGAACCTGTCCTTCTACCTGTCCCTGGAGCGACTGCCACTCGGCGTCGCGGTCACCATCGAGTTCATCGGCCCACTCGGTCTGGCGGCAGCGATGTCGCGCAAACGCCGGGACCTATTCGCCGTAGCCGGCGCCGCGCTCGGCGTAGTACTGGTGAACGGGCACGAGCTGGGCAAGGTCGACTGCCTCGGCGTGGGATTCGCCGGGCTGGCCGGCGCATTCTGGGCCGGCTACATCCTGCTCAGCGCGGAGACCGGCCGACGCTTCGCCCAGCTCGACGGCCTCGCGTTGTCGATGATCGTCAGCACCCTCATCACCGCACCCATCGGCCTGATCACCGCGGGCAGCGAGCTACTGCACTGGCACTCGCTAGCGATCGGACTTGCGATCGCCATCCTCTCGTCGGTACTCCCCTACTCCCTCGAAACGCTCGCCCTCCGCCGGATGAAGCCGGTCGTCTTCGGCATCCTGATGAGCATCGAACCGGCCGTCGGCGCCACCGCAGGTTTCCTCATCCTCAGCCAGCGCCTCGCGGTCATCCAGCTGGCCGGGATGGCCTGCGTCGTCGCCGCCTCGATCAGCATCACCCGCACCTCCCGTTCCGAGGCGCCGGACATCTAA
- a CDS encoding TetR/AcrR family transcriptional regulator, translating into MTSTTDSPVPAAAAGVPVKRRRDRAAREREILDAAERIFGERGYQGTSMDDIAAAVGVSKPLVYQYYGSKDGLFLACLSRLRAQLLDAVSDAVLNAADPEQAMYAGFVAWFTFLDEHPRTWSVMVDEGMLTAGPAATAADEVRAEFVGLIATMVRLNLPADHPHDEEEIQIVAQSVSGATERLAIWRTRNGGTPTPEKLATTLQQLLWRGLNSLRG; encoded by the coding sequence GTGACCTCGACCACGGACAGCCCTGTACCGGCGGCCGCCGCCGGAGTGCCGGTGAAGCGGCGGCGGGATCGCGCGGCCCGTGAGCGGGAGATCCTCGACGCAGCCGAGCGGATCTTCGGCGAGCGCGGTTACCAAGGCACCTCGATGGACGACATCGCCGCCGCGGTCGGCGTCTCCAAACCGCTCGTCTACCAGTACTACGGCTCGAAGGACGGCCTGTTCCTCGCCTGCCTGTCCCGCCTCCGCGCGCAACTCCTGGACGCCGTCTCCGACGCGGTCCTCAACGCCGCCGACCCCGAGCAGGCCATGTACGCCGGCTTCGTCGCCTGGTTCACGTTCCTCGACGAGCATCCGCGAACCTGGTCCGTGATGGTCGACGAAGGCATGCTCACCGCCGGCCCGGCCGCCACCGCCGCCGACGAGGTCCGCGCCGAGTTCGTCGGCCTGATCGCCACCATGGTCCGGCTCAACCTCCCCGCCGATCACCCGCACGACGAGGAAGAGATCCAGATCGTCGCCCAGTCCGTCTCCGGCGCCACCGAACGCCTGGCCATCTGGCGCACCCGCAACGGCGGCACCCCCACCCCGGAGAAACTCGCCACCACCCTCCAACAACTCCTCTGGCGAGGCCTCAACTCCCTGCGTGGGTAG